The genomic stretch TACGGCAAAACGCCGCGATCGCCCTCAGCAAACTGGGCCGCAAAGATACCATCCCCATGTTGGTTCGCCTTCTGCAAGACCCTGATGCCGCCGTGCGAGAAACAGCCGTAGATGCTCTAGGCACCGCCGCTCAAGATTACTACGTGGCGTGAGGAATCCTGAGTGTCCATTACGCCAGACCAACAGACAGAAATCATCAGCATCCTCTGTCAGCTTCTGTCGGAATCAGAAAATCCTCGCATTCGCGCACGGGCTGCTAAATCCTTAGGAAGATTGGGCGTTCCCGAAGCTATCCCTACCCTGTGTCAGGCTGTATCCACCGATAGTGACGTTCAGGTACGCTTAAATGCCATGGATGCCCTGGTCTTAATCGCTAAACCCAATCTGACCGCTATGACCAAACCACCGAAAAACCAACCCACCTTTAACATTGGCAGCGTCGGCAACATTAACACAGGCGACATCACTATTCAGGGCGACCAAGTTGGTATTCAGTACAACTACGCCACCAGCCCAGAACTTCAGGCATTGATTGCCGAACTCAACGGCACCCTCGTTGACTTGCAAACACAGAACCCAACAGTAGCCACAGAATCTCAGGCGCTAACCATCATTGATGCGGAGTTCACCGAAATCCAGCAAGACAGAGCTTCTAGGCTGGCT from Nodosilinea sp. PGN35 encodes the following:
- a CDS encoding HEAT repeat domain-containing protein; translation: MSITPDQQTEIISILCQLLSESENPRIRARAAKSLGRLGVPEAIPTLCQAVSTDSDVQVRLNAMDALVLIAKPNLTAMTKPPKNQPTFNIGSVGNINTGDITIQGDQVGIQYNYATSPELQALIAELNGTLVDLQTQNPTVATESQALTIIDAEFTEIQQDRASRLAILRQQLLNPERHLQASKATLVEVLKHFLEESVWAKALITYIDTLSTTPDEGI